GGGTGGTGGCGCTGTTTTCGGCCATGCCCATCGCGTGCGGGCCGATCAGGATGCCGACCGCCAGGTAGCCCAGCATCGGCGGCAAGTGCAGCATGCGAAACGCCACCACGCCCAGCACGGCGCTGCCCAGCAACAGTAATGTGAGTTCTAGTCCTGATACCATGGGCCGCGCGCCGCCGTGGCGAAATTGTGTTTAACTGTGACTGGCAAGTTTTTTGCTTTCCCAATTCGTTTATACTGCTGGAACGAGTGTAACCGATGAAAAAACAATGTTGAAAGCTTTTGACGAAAACCTGACCCGCCGCTCGATGGAGCTCGCCCGCGAGACCCTTGAGATCGAAGGCGACGCGATTCGCGCGCTGCACCAGCGCCTGGCCACCGACGACAGCGTCGGCCATGCGGTCGGCCTGCTGCTGGCCTGCACCGGCCGCGTGGTGGTGTCGGGAATCGGCAAATCGGGCCACATCGGCCGCAAGATCGCCGCCACCCTGGCCTCGACCGGCACGCCGGCGATGTTCGTGCATCCGGCCGAAGCGGCCCACGGCGACCTGGGCATGGTCACGCCGCAGGACGCCTTCATCGCCATTTCCTACTCGGGCGAAGCGGCCGAACTGATGGCGATCCTGCCGATCGTCAAGCGCATGGGCGCGCCCCTGATCTCGATGACCGGCAAGCCCAATTCGAGCCTGGCGCAGCTGGCCGACGTCCACCTCGACATCTCGGTGGCCAAGGAAGCCTGCCCGATGAACCTGGCGCCGACTGCCAGCACCACCGTCACGCTGGCGCTGGGCGACGCGCTGGCCGTCGCGCTGCTCGACGCGCGCGGCTTCAAGGAGGAAGATTTCGCCCGCTCGCATCCGGGCGGCGCGCTGGGCCGGCGCCTGCTGACCCACGTGCGCGACGTGATGCGCAGCGGCGACGACGTGCCAAAAGTGAGCGCCGACGCGCTGCTGCCGGCCGCGCTGCTCGAAATCACCCAGAAGGGCATGGGCATGACCGCCATCGTGGACGATGCCGGCCGCCCGGTCGGGGTGTTCACCGACGGCGACCTGCGCCGCATGATCGAGAAGGTCCAGGACTTCACCAAGATCACCATGCGCGACGTGATGCACGCCAACCCGCGCCGCATCCATCCGGAGCAGCTGGCGGTCGACGCGGTGGCGATCATGGAAGAATTCCGCATCAACCAGATGCTGGTGGTGGACGCCGACGACAAGCTGGTGGGCGCGCTGCACATCCACGACCTGACCCGCGCCAAGGTGATCTGATGACCGATACCACGCTCGACCACATCCGCCGCGCCGCCGCCATCAAGGTCTTGATCCTCGACGTCGACGGCGTGCTGACCGACGGCAGCCTGACCTACGGCGAGCACGGCGAAGTGACCAAGACCTTCAATGTGCTCGACGGCCTGGGCATCGAACTGCTGCAAAAGACCGGCGTGCAGGTCGCCATCATCAGCGCGCGCAAGTCGCCGGTGGTGATCCGGCGCGCGGCCGACCTGAAGATCATGCACGTCTACCAGGGCACGCACGACAAGCGCGTGGCCTTTGCCGACCTGCTCGACACCACCGGCTTCACGGCGGAGCAGTGCGGCTACATCGGCGACGACGTGATCGATCTGCCGCTGCTGCGCAAGGTCGGCTTCGCCGTCACCGTCCCGAGCGGCCATCCCGAAGTGCAGCACCGGGCCCATTACGTCACCCGTGCGCCGGGCGGGCGCGGCGCCGTGCGCGAGGTGTGCGACATGGTGATGCGCGCGCAGGGCAACTACGACGCGGCGCTGGCGCCGTACTTCGCCTGACGATGAGCCGGGCCACCCACAAGCGCACCGCGCATCGCTGGCAGGTCGGCGGCCTGATCGCCGCCGGACTGGTGTTCGCGCTGGGCAGCTTCTGGCTGGTCCAGGTGATCAATGGCGGCGACGTCGCCACGTCGTCCGACCCGCTCAAGAGCGAGCCTGACTACATCGTCGAGAAGTTCAGCTTCGTGCGCATGACGCCGGCCGGCAAGCCGGGCTACATCATTTCCGGCGACAAGCTGACTCACCGTCCCAGCGACGACACCTTCGACATCGTCGCGCCGGTGGTGTTGAACATCGGCTCGGAGAAGCCGCCGATGACAATGCATGCGAAGACCGCGCATGTCGATCAGGATAAGAACCTGGTCGACCTGGCGGGCGATGTCGACATCCGCCGCCCGCAGCAGGGCGCAATGCAGGCGATGTCGCTCAAGACCGACGCCTTGACCGTGTTCCCGGACGAGGACCGGATGGAAACCGCGCAGCCATTCCAGCTCGTGATTGGCACGACAAACCTCGCCGGCGTGGGCATGAAGGCCAACAACGCCACCGGCCGGCTCGACGTGCACAACCGGGTTCAGCTCAATTTTCCGCCGCGCGCACGCTGACGCGGACCAGGCAAGAAGAAACAGGGAGCAAAGATGAAGAAGATTTTGTTGGCAATCGCGGTAGGCATGCTGGCCGGCGGCGCCGCCCTGGCCGAGCGCGCCGATTCGCTCAAGCCGATCAACGTGAAGGCCGATACCGGCACGGCCGACATGGTCAAGCAGGGCGGCACGTTCGAAGGCAACGTGGTGCTCACCCGCGGCACGGTGGTCATGAAGGGCGACAAGCTGAAACTCACCGAAGACCCGGAAGGCTACAATTTCGCCACGCTGACGGCGGCGCCGGGCGCGCTCGCGACGTTCCGCCAGAAGCGTGACGGCGGCGCCGACCTGTGGGTCGAGGGCGAGGCCGAACGCATCGACTACGACAACAAGACCGACATCATCAAGCTGTCCGGCCGCGCAAGGGTGACCAACCTGGAGGGCAGCCGCGTGACCGACCGCGCCGAAGGGCCTTTCCTTTCCTACGACAGTCGCAAGGAGCAGTTCGCGGCGATCAACACCCCTTCCGGCCAGAGCAAGGTTGGCGGCGGCCGCGTGGAGTTCACCTTCGACCATCCCAAGCGTCCGGCGCCCGCCACGCCTGCCCCAGGAAAGCAATGATGGAGACAAAATCCTGCGGTAACACCCTGATCGTGCGCGGCCTGCAAAAGAGCTACGGCAAGCGGCTGGTGGTGCGCGACGTTTCGCTGCAGGTCGAATGCGGCGAAGTGGTCGGCCTGCTCGGCCCGAACGGCGCCGGCAAGACCACCTCGTTCTACATGATCGTCGGCCTGGTGCCGTCGGACGCCGGCTCGATCGACATCTCCGGCGTCGACATCTCCAGCCTGCCGATCCACCGCCGCGCGGTGCTGGGCCTGTCCTACCTGCCGCAGGAAGCCTCGGTATTCCGCAAGCTGACGGTGGAGGACAACATCCGCGCCGTGCTGGAGCTGCAGAAGGTGGACGGCAAGGCGCTGACCAAGGACCAGATCAACGAGCGTCTCGATACGCTGCTGGCCGACCTGCAGATCGAGAAGCTGCGCGAGAACCAGGCGATGTCGCTGTCGGGCGGCGAGCGGCGCCGCGTCGAGATCGCGCGCGCGCTGGCCACCAATCCGCGCTTCGTGCTGCTCGACGAGCCGTTCGCCGGCGTCGATCCGATCGCCGTGATCGAGATCCAGCGCATCGTGCGCTTCCTAAAGGAGCGCGGCATCGGCGTGCTCATTACCGACCATAACGTGCGCGAGACGCTCGGCATCTGCGATCGCGCGTATATTATCAACCAGGGTGCGGTGCTCGCTTCGGGCCGTCCTGACGATATCATCGCGGACGAATCGGTGCGGCGCGTGTACCTGGGCGAACATTTCCGGATGTAAGCCATGAAACAGTCACTGCAACTACGGACTTCCCAACACCTCGCGCTCACGCCGCAGCTGCAGCAGTCGATCCGTCTGCTGCAGTTGTCCACGCTCGAGCTGCACCAGGAACTGACCCAGCTGCTGTCCGATAATCCGCTGCTCGAACGGCTCGACGACCCGCTCGACAACTCGGTGCGCCTGCTGGCCGATGGCGCAATCGGCGCTCCCGCCACGCCGGGCGAGGCCGCGCCGGCCCCGGGCGCGCAGGACGCGCCGCCAGGCGAGGGCAGCGGCGACGCGCCCGCCGCCGGTGAAGGCGAGGGCGGCGGCGAGGGAGAATCCCCGGAGGCGGCCGGCGGCGACAGCGAGGACTGGGGCGAGGCGGGCCGCAACAAGACGCCCGACGACGAGGATTCGCGCCCGCAGATCGAAGCGTCGGCCACCACCTTGCGCGACCATTTGATGGAGCAGATGCGCCTGGCGATGCTCGACACGCGCGACCGCGCGCTGGTCGAACTGATGATCGACGCGCTCGACGACAACGGCTACCTGACCGAAACGCTCGAAGAGATCCTCGAGCGCCTGCCGCCCGAGCTCGAGATCGACATCGACGAACTCAAGACCGCGCTGTCGCTGCTGCAAAGCTTCGACCCGGTCGGCGTGGGCGCCCGCAACGCGTCCGAATGCCTGGCGCTGCAGATCCGCCGCATGCCCCACGTGCCGCTGGTGACGCGGCGCATGGCGCTCGACATCGTCTGCAAGCACCTCGCGTGGTTCGCCCAGCGCGACTTCAACAAGCTGAAAAAAGCCCTCGACTGCGACGACGAGGACCTGCGCGAGGCGCAGGCCGTGATTCGCCAGTGCAATCCGCATCCGGGCGCCGCGTTCGGCTCCGGCGCCTCCGACTACGTGGTGCCGGACGTGATCGTGCGGCGCTCGAAGAACGGCTGGACCGTGTCGCTGAACCAGGATGTGATGCCGCGCCTTCGCGTCAACAGCATGTACGCCAACCTGCTCAAGAACGGCAAGGGCGAGGGCCAGCTGGGCGCCCAGCTGCAGGAGGCGAAGTGGCTGATCAAGAATATGCGCCAGCGCTTCGACACGATCTTGCGCGTGGCCGAGGCGATTGTTGAGCGGCAACGGAACTTTTTCTCGCACGGCGCGGTTGCCATGCGTCCACTTGTGCTGCGCGAAATTGCTGATACACTGGGACTACACGAGAGTACGATATCTCGTGTGACAACCCAGAAATACATGCTTACACCGCATGGTATGTTTGAGTTGAAATACTTTTTTGGGAGCCACGTCGCCACCGAAGCAGGAGGGGAAGCATCCTCCACGGCGATACGGGCACTCATCGTGCAACTCACAGGAGCCGAAGACCCTAAAAACCCTTTATCAGACAGTAAGATCGCAGACATGCTGGGGGAACAGGGGATGGTCATTGCACGACGCACGGTGGCCAAATACCGTGAAGCGCTCAAGATCCCGCCCGTCGCCCTCCGCAAAAGTTTGTAGATCGACCTCACACTGTCCCTCTGCGCTTATGACGCACGAACAGCTAGCGACATCATCAAAGGAGTGTGTATGAATCTCACAATCAGTGGACATCATCTCGAAGTGACCCCAGCCATCCGTGAATACGTACAGAACAAACTGGAGCGAGTGAAGCGCCATTTCGATCAAGTGATCGATATCGCCGTGATCCTCACCGTCGATAATCTGACTGAAAAAGAAAAACGGCAAAAAGCCGAAATCAACCTAAGGCTGCCGGGTAAAACCGTGAACGTCGCCAGCCTGTCGTCCGACCTGTACGCGGCCATCGACGCCCTGATCGACAAGCTCGATCGCCAGGTCATGAAATACAAATCCCAAGTGCAGGAGCACAACCACCAGGCCATCAAGCACTTGCAGGAGCCTGAGCTCCCCGCCGCCGCATAAGGCAGGCATCACCTGAAAGCGAGGGCGCCGTCGGCGCCCTTTTCATTTGCGCGGTCGGATAAAATACGCTTTTTCCGTCTTCGACAGCCACCATGACCGACTTCGTCAAAACCCGCATCGCCAACCGCACCGGCATCATCACCCTGGACCGTCCGCGCACGCTCAACTCGCTGTCGCTGGAGATGATCCGCGCGCTGTCCGACGTGCTGCTGGCATGGCGCGACGATCCCGCGGTGGACGCCGTGGTCCTGCGCAGCAGCACCGACAAGGCGCTGTGCGCCGGCGGCGACATCCGCTACTTCCACGACGTCGGCACCCTGCCGACCACCGGCGGCAGCGCCTCGCTGGAAGACTTCTTCACCGAAGAGTACACGCTCAACCACCTGATCCACTTCTACCCAAAGCTGTACGTGGCGTTGATGGACGGCGTGGTGATGGGCGGCGGCCTTGGCATCTCCGAAGCGGGCCCGGACACCGGCCTGCGCGTGGTTACCGATGGCACCAAGCTGGCTATGCCCGAGGTGAACATCGGCCTGTTCCCGGATGTCGGCGGCAGCTACTTTCTGGCGCGCGCGCCGGGCAAGCTTGGCCTTTACCTCGGCCTGACGGGCCTGACGGTGCGCGCCGCCGATGCGCTGTACGCGGGCCTGGCCGACACCTTCGTGCCGCAGGCCCAGATGCCCGCGCTGGCCCAACTGATCGAAGATACGCCGGGCAGCGAACTGCGCGCGGCGATCACGCAATTTGCCGCGCCGTTCTCGGCCGGCCCGAGCGTGCTCGAAGCGGAGCGCGCGTCGATCGACCACCATTTCGGCGAGTCGACCGTCGAAGCGATCATGGCGTCGCTGGAGAAGGACGAAGGCGTGTTCGCGCAGAAGGCGCTGGCCGCAATGAAGAAGCGCTCGCCGCTGCTGATGCGCGTGACGATCGAGCTGCTGCGCCGCGGCGCCGCCATGAGCCTGGCCGATTGCCTGCGCCTCGAGCGCATCCTGGTGCGGCGCAATTTCGAGCACGGCGAAGTACTCGAAGGGATTCGCGCGCTGGTGATCGACAAGGACAACGAGCCGAAATGGAATCCGCCGACGCTGGCGGAGGTGACCGACGAGATGGTCGCGCAGTTCTTCAACTCGCCGTGGCCGGAGCGGGCGCACCCGCTGCGCGACCTGGGGAATTAAGACTGTTCGCGGTGGCGCAGCACGACGCGCTCGGTGGGGCTGAAGTAGGCGGCGAGCCGTTCGGCCATGTACACCGAGCGGTGCTGGCCGCCGGTGCAGCCGAGGGCCACGGTCAGGTAGCTGCGGTTATCGGTCTTGAATGAGGGCAGCCACTTCTCGATGAAGGCGCGAATGTCCTCCAGCAGGTCGGCCGCGCTGGGCTGGGCGTCGAGGAAGGCGATCACCGGCGCGTCCATGCCGGTGAGCGGGCGGAGCGTGATGTCGTAGTAGGGATTGGGCAGCGCGCGCACGTCGAACACGAAGTCCGCGTCGAGCGGCACGCCGAGCTTGAAGGCGAACGATTCGAAGAACAGCGTCAGCGGCGCGCGTTCGATCTCCACCAGTTCCTTGATCCAGGCGCGCAGCTTGTTGGCCGAGAGCTCCGATGTGTCGATCACGTGGCCCAGCTGCTCGATCGCCGACAGGCGCTCGCGCTCTTCCAGGATGCATTCGATCAACGTACGGCGCGCGGCCGGATTGGCGTGCGGGCGCAGCTCGTGCGACAGCGGATGGCTGCGGCGCGTTTCGGAAAAGCGCGCCACCAGCGAATGCGTGTTCGCGGTCAGGAACATCACCTTCACGTCGTGGCCCTGGTCCTTGAGCATGCGCACGTTGGCGGGCAGGTCCACCAGCGACTCGGCGCTGCGCGCATCGACCGCGACGGCCAGGCTTTCGGTGCCTTCGTTATGCAAGGTGTCGACCAGCTGGGGCAGCAGGGCGGGCGGCAGATTGTCGACGCAGTAGTAGCCGCCGTCTTCGAGGACGTTGAGGGCCACGGACTTGCCGGAGCCGGAGATGCCAGTGATAAGTACGATGCGCATGTATCGATGATACCGCAAGCTGCGCTTTGGGGTCAGGTCCGCGGGAACGACGGGGACGCCTAGTCGCCGTCTTTCAGTCATCGGCGCCTGCGTGATCCCTGTTTCAGTCGCCGTGCCGAGACCGAAATTCTTGCTGGATTTCCGATGGAAGAACTGAGTAGTCGTCGCCGTTTCCGTACCAACGCAATGAGGTCCGATTTTCCGCGCGGGTGAAAAAGCCCGCCCACAATCGCAGCTTCTCCATGTCCACTACCACCATAGCGTGTTCCGATGGACAGTCGTGGGGCTTGCACTTGTTAATTACCAAGAAATTTCCCATCTGGGTGACGGGAGTCTCCACATGGTAGCCATCCAGCAGCTTGCGTTCGTTGGCGGGCACGACGCTGTTGAAGATCTTGTTGATGGGTGCAGCCGCCAGGATGCTCACGCGCTTTTTGTTCACCGTAGTGGTCGGGTATTTCCCGACCCATGAGGATAAGGATTCTGCGTTCCAGCCGGCTGGATCATTGGCGAAGCAGGCGCCGGCCGAAGCGAACATCAGGACTGACAGGGCGAGGAATCGTCTCATGGCCATTTCTCACTGGTGGATCGTATGAAGACAGACTTGTCGTCAAAACTACGTCCGCGACAAAAACGGGGTCAGGTCCGTGTTTTGTAGGGAGACATGGGTAACACTTTGTCGGGGGACATAGGTAACACTTTTATCATCATCGTACTTTCCAATAAATGTGGAGCGTACGATGCCTTGGATGGAGTGTTCTCAGATGTCCTCACGGCTTGAATTTGTGCGGTTGGCCCAAGCTCACGACGCCAATATCTCAGCGCTTTGTACGGCGTTCGGCATAAGCAGGAAGACTGGCTACAAATGGCTGCAGCGCCATGAATTAGGCGGCGTCGATGGTTTGGCAAACCGTTCACGCCGTCCTTCCAACTCGCCAGGGCGAAGCAGCAGAGATGTTGAAGCGACGATCGTCGACCTGCATCGTGCGTATCCTTGCTGGGGGGCGCGTAAACTGAAGGCGCTTCTGCCAGACGGGTTTCCCGACCTTCACCACTCCACGATTGATTCCATCCTTCGGCGCAATGGCTGCGAGTTGGTCCCTTTGACCAACCCTGGCAAGCTTGCGTTGAGCAGGTTTGAACACGAAGCGCCGAACCTGCTTTGGCAAATGGACTTCAAAGGTCATTTCCCGCTCACTGACGCTGCTGCCAGACGCTGTCACCCGTTGACCGTTCTCGACGACCATTCGCGCTTTAATATCTGCCTGATCGCCTGTTCCGCAGAGTCTGGCGAGCAGGTACAGACTGCCTTGATCCAGGCATTCAGGAAGTATGGCTTACCTCAGCGGATCACCTGCGATAACGGTCCGCCGTGGGGAACTGCCGGACGCGGGACTGTGTCGGCCCTGGAGGCGTGGATGATACGACTCGGTGTTCGCGTCGGCCACAGCACGCCATACCATCCGCAAACGCAAGGCAAGGACGAGCGGTTTCACCGCACCTTAAAGCGCGAATTGTTGGAGCGCTACGGGTTCAACTCGATTGAGCTTTGCCAAGCCAGTTTTGATCGCTGGCGCGACGAGTACAACCTTATTCGGCCCCACCAAGCCTTAGGGCAATGTCCCCCCGTTTCCCGGTATTCGGTCAGCGGCCGCGCCTATCCGGAGTCATTGCCCACGATTGAGTACGAACCCGAAGACGAGGTGCGCATGGTGCGGCGCACCGGCCGGATCAAATACAACAGCGACGAACACTTTATCGGCGAGGGATTGAAAGGACAGCCCGTGGCGGTGCGTCAGTCCGCTATTGATGGAGTCATGGACGTCTTCTACTGCAGCCAGAAAATTCGCACGCTCGACCTTCGAAAAACCGCCTAAAATCGGACTTCGTGTGTAACCCATGTCCCCCGACAAAGTGTTACCCATGTCCCCCGGCCATACAGTCCGCAGGACCAGACCCCAGACTTCGTTATGCGCCGGGAGGACGGCCGGGGGCTGGTCCCGCAGGGCGACGCGGACGCCGAATCCCCATTCTTAGTCGCCCGACATCGCCTGGCGCTGGCGCTCCATGAATTCCTGCAGCGTGTCGATACCGCGCAGCTGCAGGATCGTGTTGCGCACCGCGGCCTCCAGCAGCACCGCGATGTTGCGGCCGGCCGCCACGGGAATGACGACCTTGCGCACCGGCAGTCCCAGCACTTCCTCTGTCGGGAACATGAACGGCAGGCGCTCGACTTCTTCTTCCAGCGCGCTGCGCCGCACCAGGTGCACGATCAGCTTCAGGCGCATCTTGCGCCGCACCGCGGTCTCGCCGAAGATCGCCTTGATGTCGAGCAGGCCCAGTCCGCGCACTTCAAGCAGGTTTTGCAGCAGCGCCGGGCAGCGTCCCTCGATCATGTTTGGCGCGATGCGCGAGAACTCCACCGCGTCGTCGGCCACCAGGCCGTGGCTGCGCGAGATCAGCTCCAAACCCAGCTCGCTTTTGCCCAGGCCCGAGTCGCCGGTAATCAGCACGCCCACGCCCAGCACGTCCATGAACACGCCATGCATGATGATCCGCTGCGCCAGTTTCTTCGACAGGTAGACGCGCAGGTAGTCGATCACTTGCGCGGCCGGCAGCGGCGTGGAGAACAGCGGGATGTTTTGTTCGTCGCAGATGGCGAGGATATCGGGCGGAGTGTCGAGCCCCTGCGCGATGATCAGCGCCGGCGGGCCGCCCGCAATCAGCTCGCCGATGACGTGGCTGCGCGAACTCGATTTGAGGCGGTGGTAGTAGGTGAGTTCCTGGTGTCCGAACACCTGGATGCGGCCGGGGTGGATCAGGTTCAGGTGGCCGACCTGGTCGGCCGCCGACGCCACATCGCCCGAAATGAGCCGCTCGCCGCCGGGGAAGCCGGCGAACCAGCCAAGCTGCAGGCTTTCGCGGTTGTCGTCGTACAGCCGTTGGATCGTCAGCGGGGTTTGCAGCATGAACGGGTCTTCTGAAAAGTGAAGGGCGGCACGCGCCCGGCACCGGAAGTTTAACCCAAGGCTTGCAGGCTAGGTTGCCAATTGACGATGCGCGAATGCACCGATTTCGGGTCGGGATCGGTCGCCAGCGCGGTGCGGATGGCGTCGTCGGAAAACATCTCGGCGATCTCGGACAGGATCTCCAGGTGCTGCTGGGTCACGTGGTCCGGGATCAGCAGGAAAAACAGCAGGTTGACGGGCAGGCCGTCGGGCGACTCGAACGGGATCGGCTCGGCCAGGCGCACGAACGCGGCCAGCGGGGACTTGAGGCTCTTGCTGCCCTTGATGCGCCCGTGCGGCACGGCGACGCCATGGCCCAGGCCGGTGGAGCCCAGACGCTCCCGGGCGAACAGGTTGTCCGACACGGTCGAGCGGGCGATGCCGCAGTTGTTCTCGAAAATCAGGCCTGCCTGCTCGAAAGCGCGCTTCTTGCTGGACACTTCGAGATCGAGCAACACGTTCTCGAGAGATAAAATTTTGCTAAGGTTCGTCATATGACACAATGATGGTGCGACGCACAAAGGTGCTTGAGAGCCAGAATTATAGGCCTGTTTCCCGGCCGTGGCTTGCGAATTCTGGCCCCGCAACTGTTCAACAACACGGGGTGCGCCCCTTGATCACGCTATTCCTGTTGTGGTAATAACGTCAACACGGGCGGTTGGTATCGTTGAGTTGTATCAATCGCTCATTGACGCGCGTTACGCAGGTTGGGCGGGCGCCCACTGGTAAAGTTGGTGCGCCAGGGGTTAATATCAAGACCGCCCCGGCGGGTATAGCGGGCGTACACCGCCAGTTTCTGCGGTTTGCAGGCGCGCATGATGTCGACGAAGATGCGCTCGACACATTGTTCGTGAAACTCGTTGTGCTCGCGGAAGCCGATCAAGTAGCGCAGCAGGCCTTCCTGGTCGATCTGCGGGCCGATGTAATGAATCTGTACGCTGGCCCAGTCCGGCTGGCCGGTGACCAGGCAGTTCGACTTGAGCAGGTGCGACACCAGCTTCTCTTCGACCGGCGCCTCGTCGTGACTGGCCGACAGCAGCGACGGCATCGGCGAATACTGGTCCACTTCGATGTCGAGGCGGTCCAGCAGCAGGCCGTCGAGTTCGCCCATCTTCAGCGTCTCGAATTGTTCCGGCAAGGTCAGCGTGACCTGGACCGGTGCGCCGAAGCCGGCCGACAGATCCTCGCGCAGCAAGGCCAGCAGCGCTTCCTCGTTGGCCAGGCGAGTCTGGTTGAACGAATTTAAATACAGCTTGAACGACTTCGACTCGATGATATTCGGCGTGTCGGCCGGCGCCGTGATGGTTGCGATCGCCACCTGCGGCTTGCCGCGCATGTTCAGCCACGAAATTTCGTAGGCATTCCAGATATCGACACCGAAGAAGGGCAGGGTGCCGTTCAGCTGCAGTTCGTCGCGCTTGCCCTGGCGCGGAATCGGGAACAACAGGTCGGGTGCGTATTGCGTCTGGTAGGCGGAGGTTTTGCCGAGGGGCGATTGGTCTGCAGTAGTCATTGATCTAGGGGGCTGACCCCTCAGTTATAGGAATAGCTTGTACACGGGATTGGCGCTTTCATCCCAGTAACGATAGCCCAGCGTATTGA
This window of the Massilia sp. R2A-15 genome carries:
- a CDS encoding SIS domain-containing protein translates to MLKAFDENLTRRSMELARETLEIEGDAIRALHQRLATDDSVGHAVGLLLACTGRVVVSGIGKSGHIGRKIAATLASTGTPAMFVHPAEAAHGDLGMVTPQDAFIAISYSGEAAELMAILPIVKRMGAPLISMTGKPNSSLAQLADVHLDISVAKEACPMNLAPTASTTVTLALGDALAVALLDARGFKEEDFARSHPGGALGRRLLTHVRDVMRSGDDVPKVSADALLPAALLEITQKGMGMTAIVDDAGRPVGVFTDGDLRRMIEKVQDFTKITMRDVMHANPRRIHPEQLAVDAVAIMEEFRINQMLVVDADDKLVGALHIHDLTRAKVI
- a CDS encoding HAD family hydrolase — translated: MTDTTLDHIRRAAAIKVLILDVDGVLTDGSLTYGEHGEVTKTFNVLDGLGIELLQKTGVQVAIISARKSPVVIRRAADLKIMHVYQGTHDKRVAFADLLDTTGFTAEQCGYIGDDVIDLPLLRKVGFAVTVPSGHPEVQHRAHYVTRAPGGRGAVREVCDMVMRAQGNYDAALAPYFA
- the lptC gene encoding LPS export ABC transporter periplasmic protein LptC, with product MSRATHKRTAHRWQVGGLIAAGLVFALGSFWLVQVINGGDVATSSDPLKSEPDYIVEKFSFVRMTPAGKPGYIISGDKLTHRPSDDTFDIVAPVVLNIGSEKPPMTMHAKTAHVDQDKNLVDLAGDVDIRRPQQGAMQAMSLKTDALTVFPDEDRMETAQPFQLVIGTTNLAGVGMKANNATGRLDVHNRVQLNFPPRAR
- the lptA gene encoding lipopolysaccharide transport periplasmic protein LptA; translation: MKKILLAIAVGMLAGGAALAERADSLKPINVKADTGTADMVKQGGTFEGNVVLTRGTVVMKGDKLKLTEDPEGYNFATLTAAPGALATFRQKRDGGADLWVEGEAERIDYDNKTDIIKLSGRARVTNLEGSRVTDRAEGPFLSYDSRKEQFAAINTPSGQSKVGGGRVEFTFDHPKRPAPATPAPGKQ
- the lptB gene encoding LPS export ABC transporter ATP-binding protein, which encodes MMETKSCGNTLIVRGLQKSYGKRLVVRDVSLQVECGEVVGLLGPNGAGKTTSFYMIVGLVPSDAGSIDISGVDISSLPIHRRAVLGLSYLPQEASVFRKLTVEDNIRAVLELQKVDGKALTKDQINERLDTLLADLQIEKLRENQAMSLSGGERRRVEIARALATNPRFVLLDEPFAGVDPIAVIEIQRIVRFLKERGIGVLITDHNVRETLGICDRAYIINQGAVLASGRPDDIIADESVRRVYLGEHFRM
- a CDS encoding RNA polymerase factor sigma-54, with product MKQSLQLRTSQHLALTPQLQQSIRLLQLSTLELHQELTQLLSDNPLLERLDDPLDNSVRLLADGAIGAPATPGEAAPAPGAQDAPPGEGSGDAPAAGEGEGGGEGESPEAAGGDSEDWGEAGRNKTPDDEDSRPQIEASATTLRDHLMEQMRLAMLDTRDRALVELMIDALDDNGYLTETLEEILERLPPELEIDIDELKTALSLLQSFDPVGVGARNASECLALQIRRMPHVPLVTRRMALDIVCKHLAWFAQRDFNKLKKALDCDDEDLREAQAVIRQCNPHPGAAFGSGASDYVVPDVIVRRSKNGWTVSLNQDVMPRLRVNSMYANLLKNGKGEGQLGAQLQEAKWLIKNMRQRFDTILRVAEAIVERQRNFFSHGAVAMRPLVLREIADTLGLHESTISRVTTQKYMLTPHGMFELKYFFGSHVATEAGGEASSTAIRALIVQLTGAEDPKNPLSDSKIADMLGEQGMVIARRTVAKYREALKIPPVALRKSL
- the hpf gene encoding ribosome hibernation-promoting factor, HPF/YfiA family — its product is MNLTISGHHLEVTPAIREYVQNKLERVKRHFDQVIDIAVILTVDNLTEKEKRQKAEINLRLPGKTVNVASLSSDLYAAIDALIDKLDRQVMKYKSQVQEHNHQAIKHLQEPELPAAA
- a CDS encoding enoyl-CoA hydratase/isomerase family protein, which codes for MTDFVKTRIANRTGIITLDRPRTLNSLSLEMIRALSDVLLAWRDDPAVDAVVLRSSTDKALCAGGDIRYFHDVGTLPTTGGSASLEDFFTEEYTLNHLIHFYPKLYVALMDGVVMGGGLGISEAGPDTGLRVVTDGTKLAMPEVNIGLFPDVGGSYFLARAPGKLGLYLGLTGLTVRAADALYAGLADTFVPQAQMPALAQLIEDTPGSELRAAITQFAAPFSAGPSVLEAERASIDHHFGESTVEAIMASLEKDEGVFAQKALAAMKKRSPLLMRVTIELLRRGAAMSLADCLRLERILVRRNFEHGEVLEGIRALVIDKDNEPKWNPPTLAEVTDEMVAQFFNSPWPERAHPLRDLGN
- the rapZ gene encoding RNase adapter RapZ; this encodes MRIVLITGISGSGKSVALNVLEDGGYYCVDNLPPALLPQLVDTLHNEGTESLAVAVDARSAESLVDLPANVRMLKDQGHDVKVMFLTANTHSLVARFSETRRSHPLSHELRPHANPAARRTLIECILEERERLSAIEQLGHVIDTSELSANKLRAWIKELVEIERAPLTLFFESFAFKLGVPLDADFVFDVRALPNPYYDITLRPLTGMDAPVIAFLDAQPSAADLLEDIRAFIEKWLPSFKTDNRSYLTVALGCTGGQHRSVYMAERLAAYFSPTERVVLRHREQS
- a CDS encoding Ivy family c-type lysozyme inhibitor, translated to MRRFLALSVLMFASAGACFANDPAGWNAESLSSWVGKYPTTTVNKKRVSILAAAPINKIFNSVVPANERKLLDGYHVETPVTQMGNFLVINKCKPHDCPSEHAMVVVDMEKLRLWAGFFTRAENRTSLRWYGNGDDYSVLPSEIQQEFRSRHGD
- a CDS encoding IS481 family transposase, producing MPWMECSQMSSRLEFVRLAQAHDANISALCTAFGISRKTGYKWLQRHELGGVDGLANRSRRPSNSPGRSSRDVEATIVDLHRAYPCWGARKLKALLPDGFPDLHHSTIDSILRRNGCELVPLTNPGKLALSRFEHEAPNLLWQMDFKGHFPLTDAAARRCHPLTVLDDHSRFNICLIACSAESGEQVQTALIQAFRKYGLPQRITCDNGPPWGTAGRGTVSALEAWMIRLGVRVGHSTPYHPQTQGKDERFHRTLKRELLERYGFNSIELCQASFDRWRDEYNLIRPHQALGQCPPVSRYSVSGRAYPESLPTIEYEPEDEVRMVRRTGRIKYNSDEHFIGEGLKGQPVAVRQSAIDGVMDVFYCSQKIRTLDLRKTA